A genomic segment from Acidobacteriota bacterium encodes:
- the ftcD gene encoding glutamate formimidoyltransferase produces MQKIVECIPNFSEGRRLEVIDEIVAAIQAVQGAVLLDRESDPNHNRSVITFVAPPESVVDAAIAAAKKAAELIDLNTHTGEHPRMGATDVIPFVPIAGVTMEHCVQLAKECGKRLWAELGIPVYLYEKAATRPERENLAAVRKGQFEGIRDEIAIKESRKPDYGEPRVHPSAGITAVGARPPLIAYNVNLGTSNIEIANKIARAVRHLSGGLRYVKALGFELSDRAIVQVSMNMVNFEGTPLFRVFEMIRREAERYGVPVIASEIVGLVPQKALNDCSDFYLQLENFSENQILEHRLQAAIAEQVVTAHKREAAEEAENYQKDFTLADTIGTFAEMVASSDPVPGGGSVAAHSGMLAASLGQMVCNLTLGKKKYADVETRVAEIKDDLMRLAGWLRDFIVEDAKSFDAVMQAFKLPKATDEEKAARKEAIEAATRGAIVVPMETAKASLDVLRLLGELVKIGNQNALSDVGVGAQLALTAVKGASYNVGINLSSLADEQEANAFRNEADAIVDEAKKLAGDIDSLMQK; encoded by the coding sequence ATGCAAAAAATTGTTGAATGCATTCCGAATTTCAGTGAAGGTCGTCGCTTGGAAGTGATTGATGAAATCGTCGCGGCAATTCAAGCGGTTCAAGGCGCAGTGCTCTTAGACCGCGAATCCGACCCCAATCACAATCGCTCGGTCATCACTTTTGTTGCGCCGCCCGAATCCGTCGTCGATGCGGCAATCGCTGCCGCCAAAAAAGCCGCTGAATTAATTGATTTGAACACCCACACCGGCGAACATCCGCGAATGGGCGCAACCGATGTCATTCCTTTTGTGCCGATTGCCGGGGTCACGATGGAGCATTGCGTGCAACTCGCAAAAGAGTGCGGCAAGCGCCTGTGGGCAGAACTCGGCATTCCGGTTTACCTCTATGAAAAAGCCGCGACCCGACCCGAACGCGAAAATCTGGCGGCGGTTCGCAAAGGTCAGTTTGAAGGCATACGCGATGAAATCGCCATCAAAGAATCGCGCAAACCCGATTACGGCGAACCGCGTGTTCACCCGTCAGCCGGCATCACCGCCGTCGGCGCGCGTCCGCCACTTATCGCTTACAACGTCAATCTCGGAACCAGCAACATCGAAATCGCCAATAAAATCGCCCGCGCTGTGCGTCATCTCTCAGGCGGGTTGCGTTATGTGAAAGCTCTGGGATTTGAACTCTCAGACCGCGCCATCGTGCAGGTTTCGATGAATATGGTCAACTTTGAAGGCACGCCGCTGTTTCGCGTGTTCGAGATGATTCGCCGTGAAGCCGAACGTTACGGCGTGCCGGTCATCGCTTCGGAAATCGTCGGCTTGGTTCCGCAAAAAGCTCTGAATGATTGCAGCGATTTCTATCTGCAACTCGAAAACTTCAGCGAAAACCAGATTCTCGAACACCGTTTGCAAGCGGCGATTGCCGAACAGGTGGTGACGGCGCATAAACGCGAAGCCGCTGAAGAAGCCGAAAATTACCAGAAAGATTTTACTCTCGCCGACACCATCGGCACATTCGCCGAGATGGTTGCCTCAAGCGACCCCGTGCCCGGTGGCGGCAGCGTCGCTGCCCACAGCGGTATGCTCGCCGCGTCGCTTGGTCAAATGGTTTGCAACCTGACGCTCGGCAAAAAGAAATATGCCGATGTCGAAACGCGGGTTGCGGAAATCAAAGATGACCTGATGCGACTCGCCGGTTGGTTGCGCGATTTCATCGTTGAAGATGCAAAAAGTTTCGACGCCGTGATGCAGGCATTTAAATTGCCGAAAGCTACCGATGAAGAAAAAGCGGCGCGCAAGGAGGCGATTGAGGCGGCGACACGCGGAGCCATCGTCGTGCCGATGGAAACCGCTAAAGCCTCGCTCGATGTTTTGCGATTGCTTGGCGAACTGGTGAAAATCGGCAATCAAAATGCGCTTTCCGATGTCGGCGTCGGCGCGCAACTCGCGCTCACTGCCGTCAAAGGCGCGTCGTACAATGTCGGCATCAACCTGTCATCGCTTGCCGATGAACAGGAAGCCAATGCTTTTCGCAACGAAGCCGACGCCATCGTTGACGAAGCGAAAAAACTTGCGGGTGACATTGACAGCTTAATGCAGAAATAA
- a CDS encoding enoyl-CoA hydratase/isomerase family protein, which produces MQSSFKTIHLEITHRVARIVLAQPPLNVLTIAMMKEIAAAVNQIGNLKDVCAIAFSAAPGSKAFSAGVSIEEHRPQLAYQMIEAFHAIFHELNSVSKPVVALVTGAALGGGCELVAFADIVIAGQSARFGQPEIRLGVFPPAACVMLPRIIGDKKAAELILTGELIGAEAARYYRLVNHVVADEEIEKKAEEIFDKLRQHSSVALQMTRRVLNATQNLGFEEAMKQAESVYLNDLMSCKDPAEGIEAYIAKRQPEWKHR; this is translated from the coding sequence ATGCAGAGTTCGTTTAAAACCATACATCTTGAAATCACGCATCGCGTGGCGCGCATTGTGCTGGCGCAACCGCCGCTCAATGTCTTGACGATTGCGATGATGAAAGAGATTGCTGCGGCGGTTAATCAAATCGGCAACCTGAAAGACGTGTGTGCGATTGCCTTTTCCGCCGCGCCCGGCTCCAAAGCATTTTCCGCAGGCGTTTCCATTGAAGAACATCGCCCGCAACTGGCTTATCAAATGATTGAAGCCTTTCACGCGATTTTTCATGAACTCAATAGCGTGTCGAAACCCGTCGTGGCGCTGGTAACGGGAGCGGCGCTCGGTGGTGGGTGTGAACTTGTGGCTTTTGCAGACATCGTCATTGCCGGACAATCGGCGCGATTCGGACAACCGGAAATCCGCCTCGGGGTTTTCCCGCCCGCTGCCTGCGTGATGTTGCCGCGCATCATCGGCGACAAGAAAGCCGCCGAACTCATCCTCACGGGCGAACTCATTGGCGCGGAAGCGGCGCGTTATTACAGATTGGTCAATCATGTCGTCGCCGATGAAGAGATTGAAAAAAAAGCCGAAGAGATTTTCGATAAACTCCGGCAACATAGTTCGGTCGCTTTGCAGATGACGCGCCGGGTGTTGAATGCGACGCAAAATTTAGGATTTGAAGAAGCGATGAAACAGGCTGAGAGCGTTTATCTGAATGATTTGATGTCTTGCAAAGACCCTGCGGAAGGCATCGAAGCTTATATTGCCAAACGCCAGCCGGAGTGGAAACATAGATGA
- a CDS encoding DUF971 domain-containing protein: MPIPTEITKSSPREMTIRWDDGLVSVFTIHFLRSECTCARCVNEITGLRILDPRTIAEDLTIKDAQLVGRYGVKFVFSDGHDDGIYTWERLRELDELQKKRAQESTSQQE, from the coding sequence ATGCCGATACCAACTGAAATAACTAAAAGCAGTCCGCGTGAGATGACCATTCGCTGGGATGACGGATTGGTCTCCGTGTTTACGATTCATTTTCTGCGTTCCGAATGTACCTGTGCCAGATGTGTCAATGAAATCACCGGGCTGCGCATTCTCGACCCGCGCACCATCGCCGAAGATTTAACCATCAAAGATGCGCAACTCGTCGGGCGATACGGGGTGAAATTCGTATTCAGCGACGGGCACGATGATGGCATTTATACCTGGGAACGTTTGCGCGAACTCGATGAACTTCAGAAAAAACGCGCACAGGAATCAACCAGCCAGCAGGAATAA
- a CDS encoding amidohydrolase, whose translation MNKPLSVVAILIATFLCSPLSTLAADVKKKEEAVAAIERQKADLMKMSDQIWAFAETALKEYKSAKLLADYAERQGFKVTRNVAGMPTAFTAEYGQGRPIIGVLGEFDALPGISQKASPNKEALNVGAPGHGCGHNLFGAASLGAATAIKELIAAGKLKGTIRFYGTPAEESIGGKLYMAREKLFNDLDVCLAWHPADETEADVSSSQAMVDFIVEFKGKAAHAASDPWNGRSAVDALELFTHGLNMMREHVKPTVRMHYTILKGGDVPNVVPEYSKLWCWVRDSKRVGVEDVMQRVRKIVEGAALMADVEGKLTIQSGDYEMLVNLAGAKILQANMDWLGAIKYTEEEQEFARQIQRTTNVEPVGLRGEIKPLQSPPSDPQGGSTDVADVSWIIPTLHFSATTAPYRAPWHAWPVVACGGMSIGHKGMVFAAKNLAATMVDLFEDADKREAIQAEFKERTRGQVYKGYIPDGPPPVPKSEN comes from the coding sequence ATGAATAAACCTTTGTCTGTGGTTGCCATATTGATTGCAACTTTTCTCTGCTCGCCGCTGTCAACGCTTGCCGCTGATGTGAAGAAAAAAGAAGAAGCCGTGGCGGCGATTGAACGCCAGAAAGCCGACCTCATGAAAATGAGCGACCAGATTTGGGCTTTTGCCGAAACCGCTTTGAAAGAATATAAATCCGCCAAACTGCTTGCCGATTACGCCGAGCGTCAGGGCTTTAAAGTCACACGCAATGTCGCGGGAATGCCGACCGCTTTTACTGCCGAATATGGGCAAGGTCGCCCGATTATCGGCGTGCTCGGTGAATTTGATGCCTTGCCCGGTATCTCACAAAAAGCTTCGCCTAACAAAGAAGCCTTAAACGTCGGCGCGCCCGGTCACGGTTGCGGGCACAATCTGTTTGGCGCGGCGAGCCTCGGCGCGGCGACCGCGATTAAAGAGTTGATTGCCGCAGGTAAACTCAAAGGCACGATTCGCTTTTACGGAACGCCCGCCGAAGAATCCATAGGCGGCAAATTGTATATGGCGCGCGAAAAACTGTTCAACGATTTGGACGTTTGTCTGGCGTGGCATCCGGCTGATGAAACCGAAGCCGATGTCAGCAGTTCACAGGCGATGGTTGATTTCATTGTCGAATTCAAAGGCAAAGCCGCGCATGCCGCTTCTGACCCCTGGAATGGACGAAGCGCGGTTGATGCGTTGGAACTGTTTACCCACGGACTCAATATGATGCGCGAACATGTCAAACCCACGGTGCGCATGCATTATACGATTTTAAAAGGCGGCGATGTGCCAAACGTTGTGCCCGAATATTCCAAACTCTGGTGCTGGGTGCGCGATTCCAAACGTGTGGGTGTGGAAGACGTGATGCAACGAGTGCGCAAGATTGTCGAAGGCGCGGCGTTGATGGCTGACGTTGAAGGCAAACTCACCATTCAAAGCGGCGATTATGAAATGCTCGTGAATCTTGCGGGCGCAAAAATTTTGCAGGCAAATATGGATTGGCTCGGCGCAATCAAGTACACCGAAGAGGAGCAGGAATTCGCGCGTCAGATTCAGCGCACCACCAATGTCGAGCCGGTTGGACTGAGGGGTGAAATCAAACCCCTGCAATCGCCGCCAAGCGACCCGCAAGGCGGTTCCACAGATGTGGCGGATGTCAGTTGGATTATCCCGACTTTGCATTTTTCCGCGACTACGGCTCCTTATCGCGCGCCCTGGCACGCCTGGCCCGTAGTGGCTTGTGGGGGCATGTCCATCGGGCACAAAGGAATGGTTTTCGCTGCTAAAAATTTAGCAGCGACGATGGTCGATTTATTTGAAGATGCAGACAAACGCGAAGCCATTCAAGCCGAATTCAAAGAACGCACCCGTGGGCAGGTTTATAAAGGTTATATCCCGGATGGCCCGCCGCCGGTGCCGAAATCCGAAAATTAA
- a CDS encoding HNH endonuclease: MMNSRVLVLNASFEPINVCTARRAVVLILKGAAHVEEHSTRWLHSSRFSMPVPSVIRLIEYIHIPFERKSLSRKNILMRDNNICQYCGRAFPPQELTLDHVVPRSRNGDSSWDNLVACCRSCNNRKGNLSPEAAGMRLLKKPQAYNLHVNRQIIRYLGRTDDTWRKYLFY; this comes from the coding sequence ATGATGAACTCCAGGGTTTTAGTTCTGAATGCGTCCTTCGAGCCAATCAATGTCTGCACGGCTCGCCGCGCTGTCGTGTTAATTTTAAAAGGCGCGGCGCACGTCGAAGAACATTCCACCAGATGGTTGCACTCCTCGCGATTTTCAATGCCGGTGCCATCGGTTATTCGCTTGATCGAATACATTCACATTCCTTTTGAACGCAAGAGCCTGTCGCGGAAAAATATTTTGATGCGCGATAACAACATCTGCCAGTATTGCGGGCGAGCTTTCCCGCCACAGGAACTGACGCTCGACCATGTGGTGCCGCGTTCACGAAACGGCGATTCCAGCTGGGATAATCTGGTGGCATGTTGTCGTTCGTGCAACAATCGCAAAGGCAATCTCTCGCCCGAAGCCGCCGGGATGCGATTACTCAAAAAACCGCAAGCCTATAACCTGCATGTCAATCGCCAAATCATTCGCTATCTGGGGCGCACCGACGATACCTGGCGCAAATACCTCTTCTATTAA
- a CDS encoding ABC transporter permease yields the protein MNPLIQAVFEVQEATLMAGRALRAPFSKPQYFREIITQMDLIGVGSLMIIVLTGAFTGSILALQTSNTLKTFGATGVTGTLVMTSLVREMGPVLASLMLAGRVGSAIAAELGSMVVSEQVDAMRALGTDPVKKLVWPRLLALLIMTPALTLVADIVGAIGGWVVATTLMNVASSVYISSAKDALTYSDIVGGVFKPFVFGFIIAIVSCRAGLRTYGGTVGVGRSTTQAVVLSDILILASDFFLGKLILAFSQ from the coding sequence ATGAACCCACTGATACAAGCAGTCTTTGAAGTTCAAGAAGCAACTCTGATGGCCGGGCGGGCGCTACGCGCGCCGTTTTCCAAGCCGCAATATTTTCGCGAAATCATTACGCAAATGGACCTCATCGGCGTTGGGTCGCTGATGATTATCGTGCTCACGGGCGCGTTTACCGGTTCGATTCTCGCGCTGCAAACTTCCAATACCCTGAAAACCTTTGGCGCGACCGGCGTCACCGGAACCTTGGTGATGACTTCACTGGTGCGCGAAATGGGGCCAGTGCTGGCGTCATTGATGCTCGCCGGGCGCGTCGGTTCGGCAATCGCCGCAGAACTCGGTTCAATGGTGGTCTCCGAACAGGTTGATGCGATGCGCGCCCTGGGAACCGACCCGGTAAAAAAACTGGTGTGGCCGCGGTTGCTGGCTTTATTGATTATGACACCGGCGCTCACCCTCGTCGCTGACATTGTCGGAGCCATCGGCGGATGGGTGGTGGCAACGACGTTGATGAATGTCGCAAGCTCGGTTTATATCAGTTCCGCAAAAGACGCCTTGACCTATAGCGACATTGTTGGCGGCGTGTTCAAACCGTTTGTCTTTGGCTTCATCATTGCGATTGTCAGTTGCCGCGCGGGACTTCGCACATACGGCGGCACGGTGGGTGTCGGGCGCTCAACCACACAGGCAGTGGTGTTATCGGATATTTTAATTCTGGCTTCGGACTTTTTCTTGGGGAAATTGATACTGGCGTTCAGTCAGTAG
- a CDS encoding ATP-binding cassette domain-containing protein produces the protein MSKNINRAIEFQNVTMAYDDRKILDDVSFFINPGETKIVMGGSGTGKSTILKLVLGLIRPQSGRVLVDGVDVTDLSEREITDVRQSIGMVFQEGALFDSLSVYENVGYRLFEKGVSEQEIEDNVRRMLRFVNLEHSIDMMPAELSGGMRRRVGIARALVGSPKLILFDEPTAGLDPITARAILELAIKLRDLEGVSSIFVTHRIDDIKMLSSNYATIDERGEVAFRGEGGNLNLINTRFLMLKDGKIIFNGTDEQLWKSKDPYIQDFLRES, from the coding sequence ATGTCGAAAAATATCAACAGAGCAATCGAGTTTCAAAACGTTACGATGGCTTACGATGACCGGAAGATTCTCGATGATGTCAGCTTTTTCATCAATCCGGGCGAAACCAAAATCGTGATGGGCGGGTCGGGCACCGGCAAATCAACGATTTTAAAACTGGTGCTCGGACTCATTAGACCGCAATCGGGGCGCGTGCTGGTCGATGGCGTTGATGTGACCGATTTATCGGAGCGCGAGATTACCGACGTTCGCCAAAGCATCGGCATGGTCTTTCAGGAAGGCGCGCTCTTTGATTCGCTTTCGGTTTATGAAAATGTCGGCTATCGCCTGTTTGAAAAAGGCGTAAGCGAACAGGAAATCGAAGACAATGTTCGCCGTATGTTGCGTTTCGTGAATCTCGAACATAGCATAGACATGATGCCTGCGGAACTTTCGGGCGGTATGCGGCGTCGCGTTGGCATTGCGCGAGCCTTAGTGGGTTCGCCGAAATTGATTCTCTTTGATGAACCGACCGCCGGGCTTGACCCGATTACCGCGCGTGCCATTTTGGAACTGGCAATTAAATTGCGCGATTTGGAAGGCGTCAGTTCGATTTTTGTGACGCACAGGATTGATGACATCAAAATGCTTTCTTCAAATTACGCAACCATCGATGAACGCGGCGAAGTGGCATTCAGAGGCGAAGGCGGCAATTTGAATTTAATCAACACACGGTTCCTGATGCTCAAAGACGGAAAAATCATTTTTAACGGGACGGATGAACAACTCTGGAAATCCAAAGACCCTTATATTCAGGATTTTTTGCGGGAATCGTAA
- a CDS encoding MlaD family protein codes for MPRAKTTISQLRVGLLALATIAILIIFILSVTGDIGLFKKTVRMTTRLNAAEGLKAGDEVRIAGRLVGKVEDVGFTGVPATTNDKPILVTMRLDEKEIAGLIREDSKAVLAQQGFLGDRVIDIMPGTSARAPLGDGGEIPSADQPGLAQVFAGANDILVQFNTVGKQLQELMDSINQGQGTVGKFLHDDTVYVNVNRTVLEAQALMKRIQEGNGTLGKLINDPAVYDDVRAMMGEAKEVTAQIKTMTAELQAGKGTVGKLLKDEQAYNRLNETLEKANNAIAKLDRIAGDIEAGKGTVGKLMKDEKLHDDLQASLASMRNIADRLDKGEGTAGKLLHDDRLYNNINDLSTEMVKMLYDFRQSPKKYLSVKVSLF; via the coding sequence ATGCCAAGAGCCAAAACCACAATATCGCAACTGAGAGTCGGATTGCTGGCGCTTGCGACCATTGCCATTCTCATTATCTTCATTCTTTCAGTGACCGGAGACATCGGCCTGTTCAAAAAGACGGTTCGGATGACCACGCGGCTCAATGCCGCAGAAGGATTGAAAGCCGGTGATGAAGTGCGCATTGCCGGAAGATTAGTTGGCAAGGTCGAAGATGTCGGATTCACCGGCGTGCCCGCGACCACCAATGACAAACCCATCCTGGTGACCATGCGTCTGGACGAAAAAGAGATTGCCGGGTTGATTCGCGAAGACTCAAAAGCGGTGCTTGCGCAACAGGGTTTTCTGGGTGATCGCGTCATCGACATTATGCCCGGCACTTCCGCGCGCGCGCCGCTTGGCGATGGCGGAGAAATTCCGAGCGCCGACCAACCGGGACTCGCGCAAGTGTTCGCAGGAGCGAATGACATCCTGGTGCAATTCAACACCGTCGGTAAACAACTTCAGGAATTGATGGACAGCATCAATCAAGGGCAGGGGACGGTCGGCAAATTTCTTCACGATGATACGGTTTATGTGAACGTCAATCGCACCGTCCTCGAAGCGCAAGCCTTGATGAAACGCATTCAGGAGGGCAATGGCACGCTTGGCAAATTAATCAATGACCCGGCGGTTTATGATGATGTGCGGGCAATGATGGGCGAAGCCAAAGAGGTAACCGCGCAAATCAAAACCATGACCGCCGAATTACAGGCTGGCAAAGGTACGGTCGGGAAACTCTTGAAAGATGAGCAGGCGTATAACCGTTTGAATGAAACCCTGGAAAAAGCCAACAATGCGATTGCCAAACTCGACCGCATCGCCGGTGACATCGAAGCCGGCAAAGGCACGGTCGGCAAATTGATGAAGGACGAAAAACTGCACGACGATTTGCAGGCATCCTTGGCTTCCATGCGTAACATCGCCGACCGTCTGGATAAGGGCGAAGGCACGGCTGGTAAACTGCTGCACGACGACAGGCTTTATAACAACATCAACGACCTGTCTACGGAGATGGTCAAGATGCTTTACGATTTTCGCCAGAGTCCGAAAAAATATCTGAGCGTCAAGGTCAGTCTGTTTTGA
- a CDS encoding prolyl oligopeptidase family serine peptidase: MNNKKPLAVILWLLLLLNLALSQSAQPAPQPTTTQKAPATAKAPRPIEVADVAAWKRIQQPTVSNDGAWFAYRLAPNEGDSEVIVRRLADNKEWKFPAGETSFFAPLAFSDDSKWFAFSTSPTAKESKKLRKDRKPITTKAVLVELGTEKKIEFEKIKRFAFSGEQAIWVALHRNGADAPAMPPTPAGATPPDRPTGSDLILYELASGNQLNVGNVADFAFNKRGDWLAFTIDATDKVGNGVQIRNMATGAIQPLESGKAIYRSLNWTEKGDAFAVLKGEEDKKFEDKLYSVVGFKNFATSPAQKITFNPQDDKSFPAGMSVSPNRAPVWSEDLSTLIFGIANVKKKEGADKPEPKEGEEKPDPRAAMMAAMKKDDEPDKPDMVIWHWKDKRLQSQQQVQESFDKNFSYTSIYRVEEKKFIRLADDAVRQVSVAPKQNWAIGTDNSEYEWMSNLDGRRFQDVYAIDMKTGARKLAIKKTSNFFGASPDGTKFLYYDDGNYFTYDMTTGQSMNITKGVATNFYNDEDDHNLVKPPRFPMGWTKDGVSILLSDGWDIWNVSARGGQATNLTVNGKKEQIRYRNRFRLDLDEKGIDLAKPMYVGAYGEWTKKAGIARIENGKPGAKTLLWDDAGFGSIMKAKNAEKYFYTRDTFDTYPDVYLADAMLANGQRLTDANPQQKNYQWSSGSKLIEYTSAKGDKLQGALFLPANYEPGKSYPTIVYIYEKLSQGLNNYTSPSVGGFNKSLYTSQGYAVLMPDIVYKVNDPGMSAVWCVLPALDAAIKTGVVDKDRVAIHGHSWGGYQTAFLITQTKAFKAAIAGAPLTDMISMYSLIYWNSGSANQPIFESSQGRFTGGYWEVPEAYQRNSPVYFARNVVTPLMILHNDKDGAVDWTQGIEYFNTLRRLNKPVVMLQYKGENHGLAKLENRKDYSVRMLEFFDHHLKGKPAPPWLQDGVPHLKIKEHLEERVKEAKDKPEFDN, from the coding sequence GTGAATAACAAAAAACCCCTTGCAGTAATCCTTTGGCTTCTACTTTTACTCAACCTTGCGCTGTCGCAATCTGCGCAACCTGCGCCGCAACCGACAACCACGCAAAAAGCTCCGGCGACCGCCAAAGCGCCGCGTCCCATCGAGGTCGCAGACGTTGCCGCGTGGAAACGCATTCAGCAACCCACGGTTTCCAATGACGGCGCATGGTTTGCCTATCGTCTGGCACCCAACGAAGGCGATAGCGAAGTCATTGTCAGAAGACTTGCGGACAATAAAGAATGGAAATTCCCGGCGGGCGAAACCTCATTCTTTGCGCCGCTGGCGTTTTCCGATGATTCAAAATGGTTTGCCTTTTCCACCTCGCCTACCGCAAAAGAAAGCAAAAAGTTGAGAAAAGACCGCAAGCCGATTACTACTAAAGCGGTGCTGGTTGAACTCGGAACCGAGAAAAAAATCGAGTTTGAGAAAATCAAACGCTTCGCCTTTTCGGGCGAGCAAGCTATCTGGGTTGCCCTGCATCGCAATGGCGCGGACGCTCCGGCAATGCCACCGACGCCCGCAGGCGCAACGCCACCCGATAGACCGACGGGTTCGGATTTGATTCTTTATGAACTCGCAAGCGGCAATCAACTCAACGTCGGCAATGTCGCGGACTTTGCTTTCAATAAACGGGGTGACTGGTTGGCTTTTACCATTGATGCGACCGACAAAGTCGGAAACGGCGTGCAGATTCGCAATATGGCAACCGGCGCAATTCAGCCACTCGAAAGCGGCAAAGCGATTTATCGAAGTTTGAACTGGACGGAAAAAGGCGATGCCTTTGCCGTGCTCAAAGGCGAAGAGGATAAAAAATTTGAAGACAAACTCTACAGCGTCGTTGGCTTTAAAAATTTTGCAACTTCGCCGGCGCAAAAAATAACTTTCAATCCGCAAGATGATAAAAGTTTTCCCGCTGGCATGAGCGTCAGCCCGAATCGCGCGCCGGTGTGGAGCGAGGATTTGAGCACACTGATTTTCGGCATTGCCAATGTCAAAAAGAAAGAAGGCGCAGATAAACCCGAACCCAAAGAGGGCGAAGAAAAACCTGACCCGCGCGCCGCAATGATGGCGGCGATGAAAAAAGATGACGAACCCGATAAACCCGACATGGTCATCTGGCATTGGAAAGACAAACGCCTGCAATCGCAACAACAGGTGCAGGAGAGTTTCGACAAAAATTTCAGCTACACTTCAATCTATCGCGTGGAGGAAAAGAAATTCATTCGTCTCGCCGATGATGCGGTTCGCCAGGTGAGCGTCGCGCCGAAACAGAACTGGGCAATCGGCACGGATAACAGCGAATATGAATGGATGAGCAACCTGGATGGTCGCCGTTTCCAGGATGTTTACGCGATTGATATGAAAACCGGGGCGCGAAAACTTGCGATTAAAAAGACCTCGAACTTTTTCGGCGCATCGCCAGACGGGACAAAATTTCTTTATTACGATGACGGCAACTATTTCACTTACGATATGACCACAGGTCAATCGATGAACATCACCAAAGGGGTTGCCACCAATTTCTATAATGATGAAGACGACCACAACCTCGTCAAGCCGCCGCGTTTTCCGATGGGCTGGACGAAAGATGGTGTGTCCATATTGCTATCGGATGGTTGGGACATCTGGAACGTTTCGGCGCGTGGCGGACAGGCGACCAACCTGACAGTTAATGGCAAGAAAGAGCAGATTCGCTATCGCAATCGTTTCCGCTTAGACCTCGACGAAAAAGGCATTGACCTCGCAAAACCGATGTACGTCGGAGCCTACGGCGAATGGACGAAGAAAGCCGGTATCGCCCGCATTGAAAACGGCAAACCGGGCGCGAAAACGTTGCTCTGGGATGACGCGGGATTCGGCTCAATAATGAAAGCCAAAAATGCCGAGAAATATTTTTACACGCGGGATACTTTCGACACCTACCCGGATGTCTATCTTGCCGACGCGATGCTTGCCAACGGGCAACGCCTGACCGATGCCAATCCACAACAGAAAAATTACCAGTGGTCGAGCGGCAGCAAATTGATTGAATACACCAGCGCCAAAGGCGATAAATTGCAGGGCGCGCTTTTCCTGCCTGCCAATTACGAACCCGGCAAAAGCTATCCGACCATCGTGTACATTTACGAAAAGCTATCGCAGGGGTTGAACAACTACACCTCGCCATCGGTTGGTGGCTTCAATAAATCTTTGTACACCAGTCAGGGGTACGCGGTGTTGATGCCCGATATTGTTTACAAAGTGAACGACCCCGGAATGTCCGCTGTGTGGTGCGTGCTTCCGGCGCTCGATGCGGCAATCAAGACCGGCGTGGTCGATAAAGACCGCGTGGCGATTCACGGGCATTCGTGGGGTGGCTACCAAACGGCGTTTTTGATTACCCAGACCAAAGCTTTCAAAGCCGCCATAGCCGGTGCGCCGCTCACGGATATGATCAGCATGTACAGTTTGATTTACTGGAACTCAGGTTCTGCAAATCAGCCGATTTTCGAGAGCAGTCAAGGCCGGTTTACGGGCGGTTACTGGGAAGTGCCCGAAGCCTATCAACGCAACTCGCCGGTTTACTTTGCCAGGAACGTTGTGACGCCGCTCATGATTTTACACAACGATAAAGACGGCGCGGTCGATTGGACACAGGGCATCGAATATTTCAACACCCTCAGACGGTTGAATAAACCTGTGGTGATGTTGCAATACAAAGGTGAAAATCACGGACTGGCGAAACTCGAAAATCGCAAAGATTATTCGGTGCGCATGCTGGAATTTTTTGACCATCATTTGAAAGGCAAACCCGCGCCGCCGTGGTTACAGGACGGGGTGCCGCATTTGAAGATCAAAGAGCACCTTGAGGAGCGCGTTAAAGAAGCCAAAGACAAACCGGAGTTTGATAATTAA